One Elaeis guineensis isolate ETL-2024a chromosome 10, EG11, whole genome shotgun sequence genomic window carries:
- the LOC105053407 gene encoding uncharacterized protein: MGALLSRFWFVLFPAKEYKIVVVGLDNAGKTTTLYKLHLGDVVNTSPTIGSNVEEVVYKNIRFEVWDLGGQERLRTSWATYYQGTHAVIVVIDSTDRARISIMKDELFRLLQHGDLEHTVVLVFANKQDLKDAMSPAEITEALSLHSIKNHDWHIQACCALTGEGLYDGLGWIAQRVTGKQTT, translated from the exons ATGGGAGCGCTGTTGTCGAGGTTTTGGTTCGTGTTGTTCCCTGCGAAGGAGTACAAGATTGTGGTGGTCGGGTTGGACAATGCCGGGAAGACGACGACTCTTTACAAATTACATCTTGGAGATGTCGTCAACACGAGTCCTACTATTGGGAGTAATGTCGAGGAAGTTGTTTACAAGAATATACGGTTTGAG GTTTGGGATCTTGGCGGACAAGAAAGACTGAGAACCTCTTGGGCAACATATTATCAGGGAACCCATGCTGTCATTGTTGTGATAGATAGCACTGACCGAGCTCGGATCTCCATCATGAAGGATGAGCTCTTCAGGCTGCTTCAGCATGGGGACCTTGAGCACACCGTGGTGCTTGTGTTTGCGAACAAACAGGACCTCAAGGATGCAATGTCTCCTGCTGAGATCACTGAAGCACTCTCCCTCCATAGCATCAAGAACCATGACTGGCACATCCAAGCCTGTTGTGCTCTTACTGGCGAGGGATTATATGATGGCCTGGGATGGATAGCTCAGAGAGTCACCGGGAAACAAACAACTTGA